A window of the Diospyros lotus cultivar Yz01 unplaced genomic scaffold, ASM1463336v1 superscaf1, whole genome shotgun sequence genome harbors these coding sequences:
- the LOC127792867 gene encoding pentatricopeptide repeat-containing protein At1g18485, with translation MAALVAVAVPQPLSCLRYPPFYGATQISNGENTLPSIRSAQASPSSSTQTWRRNSLTLTKSATHQLSLLERINELCDSENLSEALALLQRDFDSVSFDSAYRKEAMGVLLQACGHLKDVEIGRKAHQMVSASTQFRDDLVLNTRIITMYSMCGSPSQSRISFDRLERKNLFQWNALVSGYTRNELWVDAISLFSRLITTTEHKPDNFTLPCVIKACAGIFDLGLGRAVHGMATKLELVLDVFVGNALIAMYSKCGIVEDAVKMFEYMPQRNLVSWNSILLGFSENGFFQESLDFFRKMVVSAEGLIPDVATLVTVLPVCAGEGDVEMGMMIHGLAVKLGLNQELMVSNALIDMYSKCGFLTDAQLLFDKNDNRSVVSWNSIIGGYSREGDLETALHLLRNMQMGTMKTKANDVTILSVLLGCLDKSALLSLKELHGFSLRNGSRYDILVWNAFVAAYAKCGSLSSAENVLYFTENKTVCSWNALVAGHAQNGDPSRALDLYRQMKDSGLNPDRFTIGSLILAFASLNSPRYGREIHGYVVRNGLEADSFISISLLSLYIRCGKPLAAQVLFDRMEDKNLVSWNAMIAGYSQNGLPNEALNLFREMVNHGVQPYEITLTSVFGACSRLSALRLGKEIHCFALKAHHTEDKFVSSSIIDMYAKSGSIELSRKVFDQLKEKDVASWTVLIAGYGIHGQGREAAELFETMQILGLKPDRFTLIGILMACSHAGLIEEGLHYFNQMQPLHGIEPKLEHHACVVDMLGRAGQFTQALKIVRDMPVEPDVGIWSSLLSSCRIYGEMDLGEELAEKLLELGPDKAENYVSVSNLFAGSRNWDAVRRVRGKMKDLCLKKEAGCSWIDLGGKVYNFAAGDKLLPESEHIQEMWKNLEEKISRIGYVPDTGLVLYELKEEEKIESLRGHSERLAVSFGLLKTKEGVTLRICKNLRICGDCHNAIRLVSKVVGREIVVRDNRRFHHFRNGLCSCGDYW, from the coding sequence ATGGCGGCTCTGGTGGCTGTGGCCGTGCCGCAGCCACTCTCATGCCTCCGCTACCCTCCATTCTATGGAGCCACCCAGATATCGAACGGCGAAAATACCCTCCCTTCAATTCGCAGTGCGCAAGCATCGCCTTCTTCCTCTACCCAAACATGGCGAAGAAACTCTCTCACTCTCACCAAATCTGCAACTCATCAACTTTCCTTACTCGAACGGATAAACGAGCTCTGCGATTCGGAGAACCTCAGTGAGGCGTTGGCACTATTACAGCGAGACTTCGACAGTGTGTCTTTTGATTCCGCTTATAGAAAGGAGGCAATGGGCGTGTTGTTGCAGGCCTGTGGCCACCTCAAAGACGTTGAGATTGGCCGGAAAGCCCATCAGATGGTCTCTGCTTCGACCCAGTTCAGGGACGACCTTGTTCTGAATACCCGAATCATTACAATGTACTCCATGTGCGGGTCTCCTTCGCAGTCCCGTATCTCGTTTGATCGACTGGAGAGGAAGAACTTGTTTCAGTGGAACGCATTGGTTAGTGGGTACACTAGAAATGAGCTCTGGGTTGATGCGATTTCCTTATTCAGCCGGCTGATAACTACGACGGAACATAAACCGGACAATTTTACTCTGCCTTGTGTTATTAAGGCGTGCGCTGGGATTTTCGATCTGGGACTCGGACGCGCCGTTCATGGAATGGCAACGAAGTTGGAGTTGGTCTTGGATGTGTTTGTAGGTAATGCGTTGATCGCGATGTATTCAAAATGTGGGATTGTTGAGGATGCCGTTAAGATGTTTGAATATATGCCCCAGAGGAACTTGGTTTCTTGGAACTCGATTCTTCTTGGGTTTTCTGAAAATGGGTTCTTCCAAGAAAGCCTTGATTTTTTTAGGAAGATGGTGGTAAGCGCGGAAGGCTTGATTCCGGATGTTGCTACACTGGTGACCGTATTACCGGTATGTGCGGGGGAAGGAGATGTAGAAATGGGTATGATGATTCATGGCTTGGCTGTAAAGCTGGGGCTGAACCAGGAACTAATGGTTAGCAATGCTTTAATTGACATGTATTCAAAGTGTGGGTTCTTAACTGATGCCCAACTcctttttgataaaaatgataatagaaGTGTTGTTTCGTGGAATTCAATAATTGGGGGATATTCTAGGGAAGGAGACCTCGAAACAGCCTTGCACCTTTTGCGAAATATGCAAATGGGCACTATGAAAACAAAGGCTAATGATGTAACTATATTAAGTGTATTGCTAGGTTGTTTAGACAAGTCGGCACTGTTGAGCCTGAAGGAACTTCATGGCTTCTCGCTTAGAAATGGGTCTCGATATGACATACTGGTGTGGAATGCTTTCGTTGCAGCCTATGCAAAATGTGGGTCACTGAGTTCAGCTGAAAATGTCCTTTATTTCACAGAGAATAAGACTGTGTGTTCTTGGAATGCACTTGTTGCTGGCCATGCACAAAATGGAGATCCATCAAGGGCCTTGGACTTGTACCGTCAAATGAAAGATTCAGGGCTAAATCCTGATCGATTCACCATTGGCAGCCTTATTTTGGCTTTTGCCAGCCTAAACTCCCCACGGTATGGACGAGAGATCCATGGATATGTGGTTCGTAATGGTTTAGAGGCTGATTCATTTATTAGTATTTCGCTTCTGTCACTTTATATTCGTTGTGGGAAACCGTTGGCTGCACAGGTTTTATTTGATAGGATGGAAGACAAAAACTTAGTATCTTGGAACGCAATGATTGCTGGTTACTCTCAGAATGGACTCCCGAATGAAGCTCTAAATCTCTTTCGTGAAATGGTTAATCATGGGGTTCAACCCTATGAAATTACGTTAACGAGCGTGTTTGGAGCCTGTTCACGGTTATCAGCATTGCGGCTGGGGAAAGAAATCCATTGCTTTGCATTGAAAGCTCACCATACTGAAGACAAATTTGTTAGTTCTTCAATCATAGATATGTACGCAAAAAGTGGATCAATTGAACTATCTCGGAAGGTTTTTGACCAATTAAAGGAGAAGGATGTGGCATCATGGACAGTTCTTATTGCAGGATATGGAATTCATGGACAAGGAAGAGAAGCTGCAGAGCTATTTGAGACAATGCAAATATTAGGATTGAAGCCTGACAGGTTCACATTGATTGGTATTTTAATGGCATGTAGCCATGCTGGTTTAATTGAAGAGGGCCTGCATTATTTCAACCAAATGCAGCCATTGCATGGGATAGAGCCAAAACTGGAGCATCATGCGTGTGTCGTGGACATGCTTGGTCGTGCGGGGCAATTCACTCAAGCTTTGAAGATTGTACGTGATATGCCAGTGGAGCCTGATGTTGGAATATGGAGCTCATTGCTTAGTTCCTGTAGAATCTATGGTGAGATGGATttaggagaagaacttgccgaGAAGTTGTTAGAATTGGGGCCAGATAAAGCCGAAAATTATGTATCAGTCTCAAATTTATTTGCTGGATCCAGGAACTGGGACGCCGTGAGAAGGGTTAGGGGTAAAATGAAGGACCTATGTCTAAAAAAGGAAGCCGGTTGTAGCTGGATTGATCTTGGAGGCAAAGTATACAACTTTGCTGCTGGTGATAAGTTGCTTCCCGAATCCGAACACATTCAGGAGATGTGGAAAAACCTGGAGGAGAAGATAAGCCGAATTGGATATGTACCTGATACAGGTCTAGTGCTTTATGAACTgaaagaagaggagaagatagaaaGTTTAAGAGGGCACAGTGAGAGGCTTGCAGTTTCATTTGGCTTGTTGAAGACCAAGGAAGGTGTAACACTGAGGATTTGCAAGAATCTGCGCATTTGTGGAGATTGTCACAATGCAATCAGACTGGTGTCAAAGGTTGTTGGCAGGGAGATAGTAGTAAGAGACAACAGAAGGTTCCACCATTTCAGGAATGGACTATGTTCCTGTGGAGATTATtggtga